Genomic segment of Sphingomonas sp. KRR8:
CGCCGCTGCCGTGACGGGCGAACAGCCAGTGCACGTCAACCAGTTCGGCCGGTTCGCCGCCGATCAGGGTGACGCCCTCGACTTCCCCAGCGGAAGTCGCGGCCAGCACGTCCTCCTCGAGCTCAGCCATGTCGATAACCTCACGGAAGGCCAGGCCGATCTCCCCCTGCCCATCGCTCAGGCGGAACAGGCGGACCTTGGCGTCGCCTTCCGGCACCCGGTCGATACCTGCCAGCGGAACAATCGCCTCGCCAAGCTGAACGCGAAGCTGGCCCGCACCCCATTGGATGGCGTGGGCGGGCACTTCCTCGATGCGGTCGACAAGGCCTAGGCGGACGGCCCGGCGCTGACCCTCAAGAGTACGGAACAGCAGCACCGGGGTGCTCGGGCGGACATTGGCAGTGGCGGCGTTGGCATCGATGATGCGGCTGCCGCGCTCCTGCTGCTCCAGCTTCACGCCGCCAACCTGCGCCAGGCCCGCCGCGTCGAACAGGAGGATGGGGGAGCCGTCGTCGGCCAGCGTTGTCCCCGCATACAGGCCCGTCGCCATGACCGCTGGGGCTGCCGGCTTGACCACCAGTTCCTCGTGGTCGTGCACCTTGTCGACGGCGAGAGCGAATACGTCACCGCCGGCAGGCTTGAGGACGATCAGGGTGCGCTCCGCGTCGGTGAGCGCGCTTGGCAGGCCGAGAATGTCGGCGAGTGCGACTTCAGGCACACGGCGGCCGCGGATGGTGGCCACGCCTGCCCCGCCAACCTGCGCCAAGGTCACGCTCTCGCCATTGGCGCGAACGATTTCCTCGATCGCCGAGCGCGGAATGGCGAAGTGCTGATTGCCGATGGAAACGGTGAGTGCCGGAATGATGGTCAGCGTGAGCGGCACCCGCAGGGTCATGCGGCTGCCGTGACCCGGCTTGCTGTCGACTTCGACGATCCCACCAATGCGCTCGATGTTGGAGCGAACCACGTCCATGCCGACCCCGCGGCCGGAAATGCTGGTGACCTGCGCGGCGGTGGAGAGGCCGGCCTCGAACATCAGAGCATATTGCTCACGCTTGCCGAGCTTGGCGCCGTCGGCGGCCTCGATCAGCCCGGCGGCGACAGCCTTCTCCACCAGGCGCTTGCCGTCGATACCGCGACCGTCGTCGCAGATGTCGATCAGGATCTGGTTCCCCGACTGGCGGGCGGAGACGGTCAGCAGCCCGATCTCTCGCTTGCCGGCCTTGAGCCGGTCGGCGGGTGTCTCGATCCCATGGTCCACCGCATTGCGGACGATGTGGGTCAGCGGATCGCGGATCATCTCGATCATCTCGCGATCGAGTTCGACGTCGCCGCCCTCGATATCGACCAGCACCTGCTTGCCGAGTTCGGCGGACAGATCGCGAACCATGCGCGGCAAGCCGACGAAGAGGTTCTCGATTCGCTGCATGCGGGTCCGGGTGATCGCGTCCCGCATTTCGGCGATGATGGTGGAAAGGCGTTCGAACGCGCCGTCGACCGAAACGTCGGCCTCGCTGTCGCGCAGCCGGCGGGCGAGTTCGTTTCGAGCGAGCACCATGTCGGACACGCCGCTCATGACCCGGTCGAGCAGTTCAACGGAAAGACGAATGGTGCGC
This window contains:
- a CDS encoding chemotaxis protein CheA, coding for MDDLIADFVAECREMLESLGGEIVAWEAAPEDRTRLDCIFRFVHTVKGNCGFFDFPRLEALSHAAEDALADVRAGRRYPDAALVSAVLAVIDRIGEMIDMIGAGTAIPDGDDHDLVTALQPGAEGPVTTGPAPSAGEKVAVTTPPRTIRLSVELLDRVMSGVSDMVLARNELARRLRDSEADVSVDGAFERLSTIIAEMRDAITRTRMQRIENLFVGLPRMVRDLSAELGKQVLVDIEGGDVELDREMIEMIRDPLTHIVRNAVDHGIETPADRLKAGKREIGLLTVSARQSGNQILIDICDDGRGIDGKRLVEKAVAAGLIEAADGAKLGKREQYALMFEAGLSTAAQVTSISGRGVGMDVVRSNIERIGGIVEVDSKPGHGSRMTLRVPLTLTIIPALTVSIGNQHFAIPRSAIEEIVRANGESVTLAQVGGAGVATIRGRRVPEVALADILGLPSALTDAERTLIVLKPAGGDVFALAVDKVHDHEELVVKPAAPAVMATGLYAGTTLADDGSPILLFDAAGLAQVGGVKLEQQERGSRIIDANAATANVRPSTPVLLFRTLEGQRRAVRLGLVDRIEEVPAHAIQWGAGQLRVQLGEAIVPLAGIDRVPEGDAKVRLFRLSDGQGEIGLAFREVIDMAELEEDVLAATSAGEVEGVTLIGGEPAELVDVHWLFARHGSGVATADRSMVCRLPSDDPWMQHMLRPIVEAVGYTVVSSDSDVEADLVIAAKGQPLPANDEGARTIWLRAEPEARKNDKSIYRYDRAGLMMALKAAEGGAK